The proteins below are encoded in one region of Chitinophagaceae bacterium:
- the aspS gene encoding aspartate--tRNA ligase yields the protein MYRSHTCGELRSNHAGNTVTLAGWVQTVRKFGSITFVDLRDRYGITQLLFGEDLNKLLDENPLGREFVLQVTGTVNERSNKNANIATGDVEILVQSFKVLNKSAVPPFTIQDDTDGGDDLRMKYRFLDLRRNAVKRNIELRYAVNRAARNYLHNNGFMDIETPFLIKSTPEGARDFVVPSRMNPGQFYALPQSPQTFKQLLMVSGYDRYYQIVKCFRDEDLRADRQPEFTQIDCEMAFVEQEDILSMFEGMVKAIFKDVKNIDYTEVVERMTWEEAMWQYGNDKPDIRFDLKICNIKFPAHTFPAKQNQSALIDGVDFKVFDEAETVVAIAVPGCSEYTRKQTDELTEWVKRPQIGMKGLVFIKVNADGTFKSSVDKFYSEEKLKAIAEASNAKAGDLILVLAGAEERTRKAISDLRMYMADKLGMRKAGDFKLLWVLDFPLFEYAEEDNRWVARHHPFTSPKPDQIETMIDNTPVIENAAEYLKHPYATIKANAYDMVLNGNEIGGGSIRIYQRELQEKMFAALGMDAEEQQHKFGFLLGAFEYGAPPHGGIAFGFDRLCAILGGSESIRDFIAFPKNNSGRDVMLDAPSTIDAKQFDELQIKLDLK from the coding sequence ATGTACCGTTCTCATACCTGTGGTGAATTAAGAAGCAATCATGCCGGCAACACCGTAACATTAGCCGGATGGGTGCAAACAGTAAGAAAGTTTGGAAGTATCACCTTCGTTGATCTGCGTGACCGTTATGGTATTACTCAGTTATTGTTTGGAGAAGATTTGAATAAACTGCTGGACGAAAATCCACTTGGTCGTGAGTTTGTGTTGCAGGTTACCGGAACTGTGAATGAACGCAGTAATAAAAATGCAAACATTGCAACAGGTGATGTTGAAATTCTTGTACAATCATTTAAAGTATTAAATAAATCAGCTGTTCCTCCTTTCACGATACAGGATGATACAGATGGTGGTGATGATTTAAGAATGAAGTATCGTTTTCTTGATCTGCGTCGCAATGCAGTGAAAAGAAACATTGAACTGCGTTATGCTGTAAACCGTGCTGCAAGAAATTACCTGCACAATAACGGGTTCATGGATATTGAAACACCGTTCTTAATTAAATCAACACCTGAAGGTGCAAGAGATTTTGTTGTTCCAAGCAGAATGAACCCGGGACAGTTTTATGCATTGCCACAATCGCCGCAAACATTCAAACAGTTGCTGATGGTAAGTGGTTACGACCGTTACTATCAAATTGTAAAATGTTTTCGTGATGAGGATCTGCGTGCCGACCGTCAGCCTGAGTTTACACAGATCGATTGTGAAATGGCCTTTGTTGAACAGGAAGATATCCTGAGCATGTTCGAAGGAATGGTGAAAGCCATTTTTAAAGACGTTAAGAATATCGATTATACTGAAGTTGTTGAACGCATGACATGGGAAGAAGCCATGTGGCAATACGGAAACGATAAACCTGATATCCGTTTCGATCTGAAGATCTGCAATATCAAATTCCCTGCACATACATTCCCAGCAAAACAAAATCAATCAGCATTGATTGATGGAGTTGATTTCAAAGTATTTGATGAAGCTGAAACTGTTGTTGCTATTGCTGTTCCCGGTTGCAGTGAATATACACGCAAGCAAACGGATGAATTAACAGAGTGGGTGAAGCGTCCGCAGATTGGAATGAAGGGGCTGGTGTTTATTAAAGTAAATGCTGATGGAACATTCAAAAGCAGTGTAGATAAATTTTACAGTGAAGAAAAATTGAAAGCTATAGCTGAAGCATCGAATGCAAAAGCCGGTGACTTGATTTTAGTTCTTGCAGGTGCAGAAGAACGTACACGTAAAGCCATCAGTGATCTGCGTATGTATATGGCCGATAAACTGGGTATGCGTAAAGCAGGTGATTTTAAATTACTGTGGGTGCTTGACTTCCCGTTGTTTGAATATGCGGAAGAAGACAACCGCTGGGTTGCAAGACATCATCCGTTTACAAGTCCCAAGCCCGACCAGATTGAAACAATGATCGATAACACCCCGGTTATTGAAAATGCGGCTGAGTATCTGAAACATCCTTACGCCACTATCAAAGCCAATGCTTATGATATGGTGCTGAATGGTAATGAAATTGGTGGTGGTTCTATCCGTATTTACCAGCGTGAACTGCAGGAAAAAATGTTTGCAGCTCTTGGTATGGATGCAGAAGAACAGCAGCATAAGTTTGGATTTTTACTGGGTGCATTTGAATATGGTGCACCGCCGCATGGTGGAATTGCATTTGGTTTCGATCGTTTGTGTGCTATCCTTGGCGGCAGTGAAAGTATCCGTGATTTTATTGCTTTCCCGAAAAACAATTCAGGAAGAGATGTAATGCTGGATGCCCCGAGTACAATTGATGCAAAACAATTTGACGAATTACAGATAAAGCTTGATTTGAAATAG